In one Polynucleobacter sp. JS-JIR-5-A7 genomic region, the following are encoded:
- the crtD gene encoding 1-hydroxycarotenoid 3,4-desaturase CrtD codes for MPSVVGRVALLAKAPVVIIGGGIGGLTCALDLASSGLEVILIEKESQVGGKIRQLNCSQDLLKPTLIDSGPTVFTMRWVFDALFQKAGTSLESELKLEKLNILARHAWSKDERLDLFSDVEQSAQAIAAFSSPAEAKRFLQFSDQCRRLYKALEKPYMLSARPNFAGMISDLGMSGSKVLYEIGLFNNLWKSLGNYFNDPRLRQLFGRYATYCGSSPYQAPATLMLIADVEAQGVWALEGGMYSLVKTIRKLAEAKGVQFLTGQACEEILLDHGRISGVRLTDGTVLHTESVVFNGDLAALQTGLLNSEGSKALSSKMIPPSPAKRSLSAITWSMNTKTDGFPLVRHNVFFNQNYHAEFDDIFSKRRLPVKPTVYVCAQDQSDVYQSSSNTQRLLCLVNAPANGDQSEFNAQEIDACEHETFGLLQQCGLNIDLDSAICQRTTPSLFNQLFPATGGALYGQANHGWMETFGRASAQSPIPGLYLAGGSVHPGPGVPMAALSGRMAAATLMDHLGLIKLSGRTLISGGTSTL; via the coding sequence ATGCCTTCGGTAGTTGGAAGGGTCGCACTCTTGGCTAAGGCACCCGTTGTCATTATTGGTGGGGGCATAGGTGGATTGACCTGCGCACTCGACCTCGCCTCTTCTGGGCTTGAGGTGATCTTGATTGAAAAAGAATCTCAAGTTGGCGGCAAGATTCGACAACTGAATTGCTCACAGGATCTGCTCAAGCCTACACTCATTGATTCTGGCCCAACCGTCTTCACAATGCGCTGGGTATTTGATGCCCTCTTTCAAAAGGCAGGCACCTCACTAGAGTCTGAGTTAAAGCTTGAAAAATTAAATATCCTAGCAAGGCACGCCTGGAGTAAAGATGAAAGGCTCGATTTATTTTCTGATGTAGAACAATCTGCGCAAGCCATTGCAGCATTTTCCTCTCCAGCGGAAGCAAAACGCTTTCTACAATTTTCCGATCAATGTCGCAGACTGTATAAGGCGCTAGAAAAGCCTTATATGCTGTCTGCTAGACCAAACTTTGCCGGAATGATTTCGGATTTGGGAATGTCTGGATCCAAAGTCTTATATGAAATTGGTTTGTTTAATAATCTCTGGAAATCACTCGGCAACTATTTCAATGACCCAAGGTTGCGTCAGTTGTTTGGTCGCTATGCTACTTATTGTGGATCCTCACCCTATCAAGCGCCAGCAACGCTCATGCTGATTGCCGATGTTGAAGCACAGGGTGTCTGGGCGCTGGAAGGTGGCATGTATTCATTAGTAAAAACGATTCGCAAATTAGCCGAAGCTAAAGGTGTGCAATTTTTAACCGGGCAAGCATGCGAAGAAATCTTGTTAGATCACGGTCGCATATCAGGTGTCAGGCTTACGGATGGAACTGTTCTGCATACTGAATCTGTCGTTTTTAATGGCGATCTTGCAGCACTGCAAACTGGCTTACTCAATTCAGAAGGAAGCAAAGCGCTGAGCTCAAAAATGATTCCCCCTTCACCTGCTAAGAGATCTCTTTCTGCAATTACCTGGTCGATGAATACCAAGACAGATGGCTTCCCTTTGGTGCGACACAATGTGTTCTTTAATCAAAATTATCATGCAGAGTTTGATGATATTTTTAGCAAGAGACGTCTCCCTGTAAAACCAACAGTCTACGTTTGCGCTCAAGATCAAAGTGATGTTTATCAATCATCCTCAAATACTCAAAGGCTACTTTGCCTGGTAAATGCTCCCGCAAACGGCGATCAATCAGAATTTAATGCTCAAGAAATTGACGCATGCGAACACGAAACTTTTGGTCTTCTGCAACAATGTGGTCTCAACATCGACTTGGATAGCGCAATATGTCAACGTACAACGCCCTCCCTTTTCAACCAGCTCTTTCCGGCAACGGGGGGAGCCCTTTACGGCCAAGCCAATCATGGTTGGATGGAAACTTTTGGGCGAGCTTCAGCGCAAAGCCCGATTCCGGGCCTCTACCTAGCGGGTGGCAGCGTGCATCCGGGTCCGGGAGTGCCGATGGCCGCGCTCTCGGGACGAATGGCGGCCGCAACACTGATGGATCACCTCGGTTTGATCAAGCTGTCGGGCCGAACGCTTATCTCTGGTGGTACATCGACGCTCTAA
- a CDS encoding carotenoid 1,2-hydratase produces MTERGEKQVSRNATEFMIGPSNLRWDGEKLIVHIEERAVPFGQKVSGTVELYPNTLFNFSTPLDAAGKHRWGPLAPSARVKVRLNSPDLQWVGNAYLDSNEGDEPISQSFHEWDWSRAEMSGGRTAVIYDVREKSAQEKILALTFNPNGTIDHFEPPPRQALPKTIWGIRGHMRNQSSKGLEVVQVLENTPFYTRSVLNSELLGEKVLSFHETLSVPKLTLTSTQLMLPWRMPRITW; encoded by the coding sequence ATGACTGAGCGAGGAGAAAAACAAGTTTCCCGCAATGCTACCGAATTTATGATTGGCCCCAGTAATCTGCGTTGGGATGGAGAAAAATTAATCGTTCATATCGAAGAGCGCGCAGTGCCTTTTGGTCAAAAAGTTTCAGGTACGGTTGAACTCTATCCAAATACCTTATTCAACTTTAGTACGCCTTTAGATGCTGCTGGCAAACATCGTTGGGGCCCTCTTGCCCCTTCAGCACGGGTCAAGGTGCGCTTAAACTCCCCAGATTTACAGTGGGTAGGTAACGCTTATTTAGACTCAAATGAAGGTGATGAGCCTATCAGTCAATCTTTTCATGAGTGGGACTGGTCCAGAGCAGAGATGAGTGGCGGTCGAACTGCTGTCATTTACGATGTACGAGAAAAGAGTGCTCAAGAAAAGATATTGGCATTGACCTTCAATCCTAATGGAACGATTGATCATTTTGAACCTCCGCCAAGACAGGCCCTTCCAAAAACCATTTGGGGTATTCGAGGGCATATGCGCAATCAAAGCTCTAAAGGTTTAGAGGTAGTTCAGGTTTTAGAAAACACGCCTTTTTATACGCGTTCCGTTTTAAATTCTGAACTGCTGGGTGAAAAGGTGCTTTCGTTTCATGAAACCCTCAGCGTGCCAAAGCTAACGCTGACCTCAACTCAATTGATGCTGCCTTGGAGAATGCCTCGGATTACGTGGTAA
- a CDS encoding phytoene/squalene synthase family protein: MSQNIKDLQECVATMRDGSKSFFAASRILPQRVRDPATALYAFCRITDDVADAVDAEPDAIPKLRERLDRIYQGMPDDIAADRALSIVVKEFDLPISLPLALIEGYEWDTQFKTYETLEDLLDYCARVAGTVGAMMCVIMDRREPETLARACELGLAMQLTNIARDVGEDAANGRIYLPLAWLREAGLDPQAWLSKPEFNDQIASVIARLLKHADVLYSRAENGISDLPWDCRPAIQAARLIYAEIGRQVEKLNLNSVSTRAYVPSKRKVILLAEAFTAISKIFSRQLKVDADKAIQYLVDAVIEVPHEKRFEGTAHDRLLWFVDLMERQERRRNPRKSGRALQ; the protein is encoded by the coding sequence ATGAGTCAAAATATTAAAGATCTTCAAGAGTGCGTCGCAACCATGCGGGATGGATCGAAGTCCTTCTTTGCCGCCTCCAGAATCTTGCCTCAGAGAGTGAGAGATCCCGCAACTGCCCTTTATGCGTTTTGTCGAATTACGGATGATGTAGCTGATGCGGTAGATGCAGAGCCGGATGCGATACCCAAATTGCGTGAACGCCTTGATCGTATCTATCAAGGCATGCCTGATGATATTGCCGCTGATCGTGCTTTATCGATTGTGGTGAAAGAATTTGATTTACCCATTAGTCTGCCTCTCGCATTGATTGAGGGCTATGAGTGGGACACCCAATTTAAAACTTACGAAACCTTAGAAGATCTACTCGATTACTGCGCACGCGTTGCAGGTACTGTAGGGGCAATGATGTGTGTCATTATGGATCGTCGAGAACCTGAGACCTTGGCAAGAGCATGTGAACTTGGTCTGGCCATGCAGCTCACGAATATCGCACGCGATGTTGGTGAAGATGCTGCAAACGGGCGCATCTATTTACCCCTTGCTTGGCTTAGGGAAGCGGGCCTAGATCCGCAGGCTTGGCTCAGTAAGCCAGAGTTTAATGATCAAATTGCTTCTGTGATTGCGCGTCTCTTAAAGCATGCAGATGTTTTATATTCTCGTGCGGAGAACGGTATTTCTGATTTGCCATGGGATTGCCGTCCCGCCATTCAGGCGGCTCGACTGATTTATGCGGAGATTGGTCGTCAGGTAGAAAAGCTCAATTTGAATTCTGTTTCGACAAGAGCCTACGTACCTTCCAAGAGAAAAGTGATCCTTTTGGCTGAAGCCTTTACGGCGATCTCTAAAATATTTTCTAGACAGCTGAAAGTGGATGCTGATAAAGCTATTCAGTATTTAGTAGATGCCGTAATTGAAGTGCCTCATGAAAAGCGTTTTGAAGGAACGGCTCACGATCGTTTACTGTGGTTTGTTGATCTCATGGAGAGACAAGAACGTCGTCGTAATCCTCGCAAGAGTGGCAGAGCTTTACAGTAA
- a CDS encoding phytoene desaturase, protein MLKKADFKENEGSTAIVIGSGFGGLAAAIRLSCKGYKVIVLEKLDAPGGRAYVHRRDGYTFDAGPTIITAPFLLNELWELCGKKMTDDVDLRLMDPFYRIRFDDGTHFDYTGDPARMRAEVAKFAPEDLPGYERFLAEAEKCYKLGFQELSSTAFDSIGDLIRAIPSMIKMKAWESIYKLVARHLKNDKIRQVMSFHPLLIGGNPFSVTAVYALINSLERRHGVHSAMGGTGSLIKGLAGLLADRGVEIRLNSEVKRIEVVNGKAQGVTLANGEFIPSDIVVSNADAAWTYQKLIAPEHRKVWTDSKVNSSKYSMSLFVWYFGTDKQYPDVPHHMILLGKRYKELLTDIFKKHILADDFSLYLHRPTATDPSLAPAGGDTFYVLAPVPNLASGTDWSKETESYRQAIAKYLDKSVLPGFEKHLKTSFCMTPQDFQDRLLSVKGAAFGFEPLLLQSAWFRPHNRSEDVEGLYMVGAGTHPGAGIPGVLSSAKALMSVVADPKKALT, encoded by the coding sequence ATGTTAAAAAAAGCTGACTTTAAGGAAAATGAAGGATCCACTGCCATTGTGATTGGAAGTGGATTTGGTGGTTTAGCAGCCGCCATTCGTTTGTCTTGTAAAGGCTATAAGGTCATTGTTTTAGAAAAGCTCGATGCTCCAGGGGGTAGGGCATACGTTCATCGTCGCGATGGCTATACCTTTGACGCAGGCCCCACCATTATTACTGCACCCTTCCTGCTTAATGAGTTATGGGAGTTGTGCGGTAAGAAAATGACCGACGATGTTGACCTTCGTTTAATGGATCCTTTCTATCGCATCCGCTTTGATGATGGAACCCACTTTGACTATACCGGTGACCCCGCCAGAATGCGCGCCGAAGTGGCTAAGTTTGCACCAGAAGACTTGCCAGGTTATGAGCGATTTTTAGCGGAGGCAGAAAAATGCTACAAGCTTGGATTTCAGGAACTCAGTTCCACTGCATTTGACTCAATTGGTGATTTGATTCGTGCAATTCCATCGATGATCAAGATGAAGGCCTGGGAGAGTATTTACAAGTTAGTTGCACGTCATTTAAAAAATGACAAGATACGTCAGGTGATGAGTTTTCATCCACTCTTAATTGGCGGAAATCCTTTTTCTGTAACCGCAGTCTATGCGCTCATCAATTCCTTAGAACGACGCCATGGCGTTCATTCTGCTATGGGTGGAACCGGCTCTTTAATTAAAGGTTTAGCGGGTTTATTGGCTGATAGAGGGGTGGAGATTCGGCTTAACTCTGAGGTGAAGCGTATCGAAGTAGTCAATGGTAAAGCTCAAGGTGTCACACTTGCCAATGGTGAATTTATACCTTCTGATATTGTGGTTTCGAATGCGGATGCCGCTTGGACTTATCAGAAACTCATCGCCCCAGAGCATCGGAAAGTGTGGACAGACTCTAAGGTCAATAGTAGTAAATATTCAATGAGTCTCTTTGTTTGGTACTTTGGCACAGACAAACAATATCCTGATGTTCCCCACCATATGATCTTGTTGGGCAAGCGTTATAAAGAGCTTTTAACAGATATCTTTAAGAAACACATCTTGGCAGATGACTTCAGTCTGTATTTGCATAGACCAACAGCTACGGATCCATCTTTAGCTCCTGCTGGCGGCGATACATTTTACGTATTGGCTCCAGTACCGAATTTAGCAAGCGGTACGGACTGGTCCAAAGAGACTGAGTCTTATCGTCAAGCGATCGCCAAGTATCTAGATAAAAGTGTTTTGCCTGGCTTTGAAAAACACCTCAAGACATCTTTTTGTATGACACCTCAAGATTTTCAGGATCGCCTCTTGTCAGTCAAAGGTGCTGCCTTTGGTTTTGAGCCCCTCTTATTACAAAGCGCTTGGTTTAGACCTCATAACCGTAGTGAGGATGTTGAAGGTCTTTATATGGTGGGCGCTGGAACCCACCCTGGTGCGGGTATCCCCGGTGTTTTATCTTCGGCAAAAGCATTAATGTCTGTAGTAGCCGATCCTAAAAAAGCCCTAACATGA
- the pufC gene encoding photosynthetic reaction center cytochrome PufC — MKQLRKFLILPALLASVLVLSGCERPPIEAVQHGFRGTGMDLIYNPRILAEQAEKNAVPVSYGAAPADGPKAGAVYKNVKVLNNLSVAQFGTFMASMTSWVAPEQGCTYCHNPANFADDSLYTKQVARNMILMTQRVNTQWQDHVAQTGVTCYTCHRGNNIPEQVWFKAPKQQTGNGLLGDKDGQNTPVAASGYSSLPNDYFAQYLTKSSNIRVQGGTALPTGNKHSINETEATYGLMMHFSKSLGVNCTYCHNSRNFSSWEESPPQRARAWYAIRMAQDINNNYMEPIKGLFPEHRLGPTGDVAKANCATCHQGAYKPLYGVSMLSDYPFLTGPAKPAMKAKDPVPPAKSVAMK, encoded by the coding sequence ATGAAGCAATTAAGAAAATTTCTGATATTGCCGGCTCTGTTGGCAAGTGTTCTGGTTCTGTCCGGCTGCGAGAGGCCTCCAATTGAAGCTGTCCAGCATGGCTTCCGTGGAACAGGCATGGATTTGATTTACAACCCGCGCATCTTAGCTGAACAGGCTGAGAAAAATGCTGTACCTGTCTCGTATGGCGCTGCTCCAGCAGATGGACCAAAAGCAGGAGCGGTCTATAAAAATGTGAAAGTTCTGAATAATTTGAGCGTAGCTCAATTTGGTACCTTCATGGCTTCCATGACAAGCTGGGTTGCGCCAGAGCAAGGTTGTACTTATTGTCATAACCCTGCGAACTTTGCAGATGACTCGCTCTACACCAAGCAAGTTGCGCGCAATATGATTTTGATGACACAGCGAGTGAATACTCAATGGCAAGATCACGTAGCGCAGACGGGCGTGACATGCTACACCTGCCATCGTGGCAATAATATCCCTGAGCAAGTTTGGTTCAAAGCGCCGAAGCAACAGACGGGTAATGGACTGCTAGGTGATAAAGACGGACAAAATACGCCAGTTGCTGCTTCAGGCTATTCATCTTTGCCAAATGATTATTTTGCTCAGTACCTCACGAAATCGAGCAACATTCGTGTGCAGGGCGGCACCGCATTACCAACAGGCAATAAACACAGCATCAACGAAACTGAAGCGACCTATGGTTTGATGATGCACTTCTCAAAATCATTGGGTGTTAATTGCACGTATTGCCATAACTCACGTAATTTCTCATCTTGGGAAGAGAGTCCTCCACAAAGAGCTAGAGCTTGGTATGCCATTCGGATGGCGCAAGATATCAATAATAATTACATGGAGCCAATTAAAGGCTTGTTTCCAGAGCATCGTTTAGGGCCTACTGGAGATGTTGCCAAAGCCAATTGTGCTACTTGCCACCAAGGGGCTTACAAGCCACTTTATGGAGTATCGATGTTGTCAGACTATCCTTTCTTAACTGGTCCAGCAAAGCCAGCGATGAAGGCTAAGGATCCTGTTCCACCAGCAAAATCGGTGGCAATGAAGTAA
- the pufM gene encoding photosynthetic reaction center subunit M encodes MEYQNLFTQVQVVAPPHHGVSIDPYDERERFGEPKLYHLFGRLGNAQLGPIYLGRLGLASLFFGIIAIQIMGWNMLASVNWSPIQFVRQLFWLSLDPPLPKHGLSLFMPLNEGGWWMMAGFFLTVSILLWWARMYRRAIALGMGTHIAWGFLAAIWLYLVLGFIRPIMMGSWSEAVPFGVFSHLDWTAAFSLRYGNLFYNPFHMLSIVFLYGSALLFAMHGATILAVSRFGGEREIEQIVDRGTASERAALFWRWTMGFNATMESIHRWAWWFAVLTPLVGGIGILLTGTVVDNWYLWAVKHNVAPSYPDVFGVPIPDPATSGFVPPAAPAAPVITGVKP; translated from the coding sequence ATGGAATATCAAAACCTTTTTACTCAAGTTCAAGTCGTTGCGCCACCACATCATGGAGTCTCCATAGATCCTTATGATGAGCGCGAGCGCTTTGGCGAGCCCAAGCTCTATCATTTATTTGGCCGATTGGGTAATGCTCAGTTAGGACCAATTTATTTAGGGCGTCTTGGTTTAGCCTCTTTATTTTTCGGCATTATTGCCATTCAGATTATGGGCTGGAATATGCTGGCCTCAGTTAATTGGAGCCCAATTCAATTTGTGCGCCAATTATTTTGGCTGTCACTGGATCCACCTTTACCTAAACATGGCTTGTCTCTGTTTATGCCTCTCAATGAGGGTGGCTGGTGGATGATGGCAGGCTTCTTCCTAACCGTATCGATTCTATTGTGGTGGGCAAGAATGTATCGTCGTGCTATCGCTTTAGGTATGGGTACTCACATTGCCTGGGGTTTCTTAGCGGCTATCTGGTTATATCTTGTTTTGGGGTTTATTCGTCCGATCATGATGGGTAGTTGGAGTGAGGCGGTTCCATTTGGAGTCTTCTCGCACTTAGATTGGACTGCCGCATTTTCATTGCGCTATGGCAATTTATTCTATAACCCATTCCACATGCTCTCGATTGTTTTCCTCTATGGCTCAGCACTCTTATTTGCCATGCATGGCGCAACGATTTTGGCAGTCAGCCGCTTTGGTGGCGAACGCGAGATTGAGCAAATCGTTGATCGTGGTACAGCTTCAGAAAGAGCCGCTTTGTTCTGGAGATGGACCATGGGCTTTAATGCCACGATGGAATCGATTCACCGTTGGGCTTGGTGGTTTGCAGTACTAACACCTTTAGTAGGTGGCATTGGTATTTTGCTCACCGGTACCGTAGTGGATAACTGGTATTTATGGGCAGTGAAACATAATGTTGCCCCTTCTTATCCAGACGTTTTTGGAGTCCCTATCCCCGATCCAGCCACTTCTGGATTCGTCCCGCCAGCTGCACCTGCTGCACCTGTTATTACAGGAGTTAAGCCATGA
- the pufL gene encoding photosynthetic reaction center subunit L produces the protein MAMLSFERKYRVRGGTLVGGDLFDFWVGPFYVGFFGVTTVFFAFLGTALILWGASQGPTWNPWQINIAPPDISYGLGFAPLLKGGLWQLITVCALGAFFSWALREIEICRKLGMGLHVPFAYLMAVFAYFTLVVIRPVLMGAWGHGFPYGILSHLDWVSNTGYQYLHFHYNPAHMIAVSLFFTTTFALVLHGGLVLSSTNPQKGQFVKTPEHEDTFFRDAIGYSIGTLGIHRLGLFLALAAVFWSAVCIVISGPFWTRGWPEWWGWWLNLPIWR, from the coding sequence ATGGCCATGCTAAGTTTTGAAAGAAAGTATCGTGTTCGAGGTGGTACCTTAGTTGGTGGGGACTTATTCGATTTTTGGGTAGGGCCGTTTTATGTTGGATTTTTTGGTGTTACGACTGTCTTCTTTGCTTTTTTAGGCACCGCGCTCATTTTATGGGGCGCTTCACAGGGCCCAACCTGGAACCCTTGGCAAATTAACATTGCCCCACCGGATATCAGTTATGGATTAGGCTTTGCCCCCTTATTAAAAGGAGGCCTGTGGCAGCTCATCACAGTATGTGCTCTAGGCGCATTCTTTTCATGGGCTTTACGTGAAATTGAAATTTGCCGAAAACTGGGTATGGGGCTTCATGTTCCCTTCGCCTACTTAATGGCGGTATTTGCTTATTTCACTTTGGTAGTCATTAGACCTGTACTGATGGGTGCATGGGGTCACGGTTTTCCCTACGGTATCTTGAGTCACCTCGATTGGGTATCCAATACAGGCTATCAGTACTTACATTTTCATTACAACCCAGCGCATATGATCGCTGTGTCCTTATTCTTTACTACCACCTTCGCTTTGGTATTACACGGTGGCTTGGTCTTATCGTCCACTAATCCACAAAAAGGGCAGTTTGTTAAAACGCCTGAGCATGAAGATACTTTCTTTAGAGATGCGATCGGTTATTCCATCGGAACTTTAGGCATTCATCGCCTCGGATTATTTTTAGCTTTAGCAGCAGTTTTCTGGAGCGCCGTTTGTATTGTGATTAGCGGCCCATTTTGGACTCGTGGTTGGCCAGAATGGTGGGGCTGGTGGTTGAACCTGCCGATTTGGCGATAA
- the pufA gene encoding light-harvesting antenna LH1, alpha subunit, with amino-acid sequence MWRIWKLYDPLRSMVVQGIFLFGLAAMIHLILLSSVRFNWLDGLSQAQFKAMEAKTGSAMPPSVPAAK; translated from the coding sequence ATGTGGAGAATTTGGAAACTGTATGATCCGTTGCGATCAATGGTTGTTCAAGGTATTTTTCTGTTTGGTCTTGCAGCAATGATTCATTTGATTTTGCTGAGCAGCGTTCGTTTCAACTGGTTGGATGGTTTGAGCCAAGCCCAGTTCAAGGCGATGGAAGCAAAAACAGGTTCTGCAATGCCACCATCAGTTCCAGCAGCAAAGTAA